The following coding sequences are from one Streptomyces sp. V3I7 window:
- a CDS encoding NADP-dependent oxidoreductase — protein sequence MRAISQNVLGGPEVLDEVEVERPVPRPNEVLVRMRAAGVNPTDWKHRANGGFLGEPPFVLGWDVSGVVEETGIGVAAFEPGDEVFGMVPYPFGHGSHAEYVTVPARALVHKPAGIDHTQAGALPLVSLTAWQALVETAGLRRGQRVLIHAAAGGVGHVAVQIAKARGAYVIGTASAGKHDFLRELGADEVVDYRSTDFTEAVQDVDVVLDTIGGDTAVRSLSVLRPGGIAVSILPVGSDEFYEEAERRGVRAVRMLVDADRAGMRAITELIESGQLRATIADTFPLAEAARAHQAGETGRTQGKLVLTMD from the coding sequence ATGCGCGCGATCAGCCAGAACGTCCTCGGCGGCCCCGAGGTGCTCGACGAGGTCGAGGTGGAGCGGCCCGTGCCGCGTCCGAACGAGGTGCTCGTACGGATGCGTGCCGCCGGGGTCAATCCCACCGACTGGAAGCACCGCGCGAACGGCGGCTTCCTCGGCGAACCGCCCTTCGTGCTGGGCTGGGACGTCTCCGGGGTGGTCGAGGAGACCGGCATCGGCGTCGCCGCCTTCGAGCCCGGGGACGAGGTCTTCGGGATGGTCCCGTACCCGTTCGGCCACGGCTCGCACGCCGAGTACGTCACCGTCCCGGCCCGCGCCCTGGTGCACAAGCCGGCCGGGATCGACCACACGCAGGCGGGCGCGCTGCCGCTCGTGTCGCTGACCGCGTGGCAGGCCCTGGTGGAGACGGCGGGCCTGCGGCGCGGTCAGCGGGTGCTGATCCACGCCGCGGCCGGCGGTGTCGGCCATGTGGCCGTACAGATCGCCAAGGCGCGCGGCGCGTACGTCATCGGCACGGCCAGCGCCGGCAAGCACGACTTCCTGCGGGAACTCGGCGCCGACGAGGTCGTCGACTACCGCAGCACCGACTTCACCGAGGCCGTCCAGGACGTCGACGTCGTCCTGGACACGATCGGCGGCGACACGGCGGTGCGGTCCCTGAGCGTGCTGCGCCCGGGCGGCATCGCGGTGTCGATCCTCCCGGTCGGCTCGGACGAGTTCTACGAGGAGGCGGAGCGCCGGGGCGTACGGGCGGTCCGCATGCTGGTGGACGCCGACCGCGCCGGAATGCGGGCGATCACGGAACTGATCGAGTCGGGCCAGTTGCGGGCCACCATCGCGGACACCTTCCCGCTGGCGGAGGCGGCCAGGGCCCACCAAGCGGGCGAGACCGGGCGGACGCAGGGCAAGTTGGTGCTGACGATGGACTGA
- a CDS encoding ATP-binding protein, with translation MELATPPPAARPPATWYSWWLMPLGLAGGTVAATFMSSEHITAAVTGAAATAAGSVCVRLLIRSQKQLRSAQDGFGAAQAEHAQQWQQHVVGLERKFSSERAALDEQLTEQVTLHEHHLDEQAAAYDSQLSDQARAYEERLHAQTVSYEKQLAGQAEAWQEQVAQQQALVALLADEQLPDALKRLRAGDAVDDLLPVPDKNSKAAPELQADLRRILRTSLMGIEEEFNRSTSAEQAVISLGNRIHVLTSKLRGRLHEMQGEHGRLPSVARGLMELDQALGPADSLAASIGVLGGSDRPGRQWQEPQRLLSVVRGGIGRIKDFHRVEVHHLPELGVDGGLVDHLTLIFAHLLDNAARYSPPTEPVTISGKEVPNGVGIEIQDSGKGLNEEKKREAEHALVGTGAGPGIGGISEDANIGLRVVGILARRYGIRVTFADSPWLGTSVVVVVPHKYFSPLPATTTGTAAAPGTTPTVPAQASAPAVRARRAPEPTADDAANITETTPGGLPRRRSRRTEPDQDQAARGGRGAGADSGSVSAVPPDASFAGLAAFATAGSPEGPASEPDAPPATTDGREQTEHRTEESD, from the coding sequence ATGGAACTCGCCACTCCGCCCCCGGCGGCGCGGCCCCCTGCCACCTGGTACAGCTGGTGGCTGATGCCTCTGGGCCTAGCAGGTGGGACGGTTGCCGCCACCTTCATGAGCTCGGAACACATCACCGCCGCCGTCACCGGAGCGGCGGCGACCGCGGCCGGCTCCGTGTGTGTACGGCTCCTGATCCGCTCGCAGAAGCAACTGCGCAGCGCCCAGGACGGCTTCGGCGCCGCGCAGGCCGAGCACGCGCAGCAGTGGCAGCAGCATGTCGTCGGTCTGGAACGGAAGTTCAGCTCCGAGCGGGCCGCCCTCGACGAGCAGCTGACCGAGCAGGTCACCCTCCACGAGCACCACTTGGACGAGCAGGCCGCCGCCTACGACAGCCAGCTCTCCGACCAGGCCCGGGCGTACGAGGAGCGGCTGCACGCACAGACCGTGTCGTACGAGAAGCAGCTCGCCGGGCAGGCCGAGGCCTGGCAGGAGCAGGTCGCCCAGCAGCAGGCCCTGGTCGCGCTGCTCGCCGACGAGCAGCTGCCCGACGCGCTGAAGCGGCTGCGGGCCGGCGACGCCGTCGACGACCTGCTGCCCGTGCCGGACAAGAACTCCAAGGCCGCGCCGGAGCTCCAGGCCGATCTGCGCCGCATCCTGCGGACCTCGCTCATGGGCATCGAGGAGGAGTTCAACCGCTCCACCTCCGCCGAGCAGGCCGTGATCAGCCTCGGTAACCGGATCCACGTGCTCACCAGCAAGCTCCGTGGCCGGCTGCACGAGATGCAGGGCGAGCACGGACGGCTGCCGTCCGTGGCCCGCGGTCTGATGGAGCTCGACCAGGCGCTCGGCCCGGCCGACTCGCTCGCCGCGAGCATCGGCGTGCTGGGCGGCTCGGACCGCCCCGGACGGCAGTGGCAGGAGCCGCAGCGTCTGCTGAGCGTGGTCCGCGGCGGCATCGGCCGGATCAAGGACTTCCACCGGGTCGAGGTGCACCACCTGCCCGAACTCGGCGTCGACGGCGGACTGGTGGACCACCTCACGCTGATCTTCGCCCACCTGCTGGACAACGCGGCCCGCTACTCGCCGCCCACCGAGCCGGTCACCATCTCCGGCAAGGAGGTCCCGAACGGCGTCGGCATCGAGATCCAGGACTCGGGCAAGGGCCTGAACGAGGAGAAGAAGCGCGAGGCGGAGCACGCCCTCGTCGGCACCGGCGCCGGACCCGGCATCGGCGGCATCTCCGAGGACGCCAACATCGGCCTGCGCGTCGTCGGCATCCTCGCCCGCCGCTACGGCATCCGCGTCACCTTCGCCGACTCGCCCTGGCTCGGCACCTCGGTGGTCGTCGTGGTCCCGCACAAGTACTTCAGCCCGCTGCCCGCGACCACGACCGGCACGGCGGCGGCACCCGGGACCACGCCCACCGTCCCCGCCCAGGCGAGCGCCCCCGCGGTCCGCGCCCGACGCGCCCCCGAGCCCACCGCGGACGACGCCGCCAACATCACGGAGACCACCCCCGGCGGACTGCCCCGCCGCCGGAGCCGGCGCACCGAGCCGGACCAGGACCAGGCGGCCCGCGGCGGACGCGGCGCCGGCGCGGACTCCGGCTCCGTGTCGGCCGTACCGCCGGACGCCTCGTTCGCGGGTCTGGCCGCCTTCGCCACCGCGGGGTCCCCCGAGGGCCCGGCGTCCGAACCCGACGCACCTCCCGCGACGACCGACGGACGCGAGCAGACCGAGCACCGTACTGAAGAGAGCGACTAG
- a CDS encoding roadblock/LC7 domain-containing protein, with amino-acid sequence MTQQGTDVSWALRDLVESIPEIRFALVASSDGKAITSFGAEDPDDVDRFAAVVAGLQALAQPVAEQFPTYAGQLRLAMIEVDGGHLFVVRAGVETYLGVLAREGLDQGLLGHQMRDLARRMGELLGTTPRLEEHSG; translated from the coding sequence ATGACGCAACAGGGAACCGACGTGAGCTGGGCGCTCCGTGATCTGGTGGAGAGCATCCCGGAGATCCGCTTCGCGCTTGTGGCCTCCAGTGACGGCAAGGCCATCACCTCCTTCGGGGCGGAGGACCCCGACGACGTGGACCGCTTCGCGGCCGTGGTGGCGGGCCTGCAGGCCCTCGCCCAGCCGGTCGCCGAGCAGTTCCCCACGTACGCGGGCCAGTTGCGGCTCGCGATGATCGAGGTCGACGGGGGCCACCTCTTCGTCGTCCGGGCCGGTGTGGAGACGTACCTCGGTGTGCTCGCCCGTGAGGGTCTCGACCAGGGTCTGCTGGGGCACCAGATGAGGGACCTCGCCCGCAGGATGGGCGAACTCCTCGGCACCACCCCGCGCCTGGAGGAGCACTCTGGATGA
- a CDS encoding DUF742 domain-containing protein translates to MSASRRPTDPPPSSRPRSNRGDPQGLERYYVLTGGRSRPDGPASTLDVATLIVSRSAPAAGMQHEHEEIVRRCREPLSVAELGAHLGLPFNILAVLLADLLDAGRVEARDPIPARDAGDGLDLALLQEVLSGLERL, encoded by the coding sequence ATGAGTGCTTCCCGCCGGCCCACGGACCCTCCCCCGAGTTCTCGACCTCGCTCGAACAGGGGGGACCCCCAAGGCCTTGAGCGCTACTACGTCCTCACCGGAGGTCGCAGCCGCCCGGACGGGCCGGCGTCGACCCTCGACGTCGCGACCCTCATCGTCTCCCGCAGCGCTCCTGCGGCGGGCATGCAGCACGAGCACGAGGAAATTGTCCGGCGGTGCCGGGAACCGCTGTCGGTGGCCGAACTCGGCGCCCACCTCGGCTTGCCCTTCAACATTCTCGCGGTGCTGCTGGCGGATCTGCTGGACGCAGGCCGCGTCGAAGCCCGTGACCCCATTCCGGCGCGCGATGCCGGGGACGGGCTCGACCTCGCGCTCCTTCAGGAGGTACTCAGTGGACTTGAACGGCTTTGA
- a CDS encoding ATP/GTP-binding protein, producing the protein MDLNGFDHPGDSGAGGTRSVKVMIAGGFGTGKTTMVRSVSDIKPLTTEETLTQASVGSDQLIGVADKTQTTVSLDFGKISLNDSLMLYLFGTPGQERFWFLWNGLFKGALGAIVLVDTRRLASSFRAIEEMERQNVPFVIALNVFPDSTEHPVDEIRDALDISPDTPVVVCDARDRNSSRDVLVALIRHLQERSAVALEAR; encoded by the coding sequence GTGGACTTGAACGGCTTTGACCACCCCGGCGACTCCGGTGCCGGCGGCACCCGCTCGGTCAAGGTGATGATCGCCGGCGGGTTCGGCACCGGAAAGACCACCATGGTCCGCTCCGTCAGCGACATCAAGCCGCTCACCACCGAGGAGACCCTGACGCAGGCCAGCGTCGGCAGTGACCAGCTCATCGGTGTCGCCGACAAGACCCAGACCACCGTCAGCCTGGACTTCGGCAAGATCAGCCTGAACGACAGCCTGATGCTCTACCTGTTCGGCACCCCGGGACAGGAGCGGTTCTGGTTCCTGTGGAACGGGCTGTTCAAGGGCGCGCTCGGCGCGATCGTCCTGGTGGACACCCGCCGGCTGGCGTCGAGCTTCCGGGCGATCGAGGAGATGGAGCGGCAGAACGTGCCGTTCGTCATCGCCCTGAACGTCTTCCCCGACTCCACGGAGCATCCGGTCGACGAGATCCGGGACGCGCTCGACATCTCCCCGGACACCCCCGTCGTGGTCTGCGACGCGCGGGACCGCAACTCCAGCCGCGATGTCCTCGTCGCGCTGATACGTCATCTGCAGGAACGCTCGGCCGTCGCACTGGAGGCACGATGA
- a CDS encoding cytochrome P450, protein MNDQSVEAPSGCPVAHGAGITRLYGPESETDPHGIYERLRKRYGTVAPILLEGDVPAWLVLGYREVRRVLDNPLQFSRDSRIWRDWTDGRIEETSPLVQMLGWRPDCVSQDGEPHRRLRTAVTDNLHAVTGRGIRRHITHFANKQIDAFADAGRADLVTDFAEYLPMLVLTRVFGLAESEGRSLAESSNLLMKGGADALAHNERIMRTLGELAERKRTEPGSDFASGLIDHHAGLDEDELVNHLRLVLITAHSMTSNLLARALQSILTDPARRSGLVSGQLNMSTVVEEVMWNTPPLAVLPGRFATSDLELGGCAIKEGDLLVLGLAAGNTDPQIRPDTDVSVAGNQSHLAFSAGPHECPGQNLGQAIIETAVDVLLHRLPDLRLAVPAEELTSTATTWEFRLDSLPVEFAV, encoded by the coding sequence ATGAACGACCAGTCCGTCGAGGCCCCTTCAGGGTGCCCGGTCGCCCACGGCGCCGGCATCACGCGGCTGTACGGCCCCGAGTCGGAGACCGACCCGCACGGCATCTACGAACGGCTGCGCAAGCGGTACGGCACCGTCGCCCCCATCTTGCTGGAGGGCGACGTCCCCGCCTGGCTGGTGCTCGGCTACCGCGAGGTCCGCCGGGTCCTGGACAACCCGCTCCAGTTCAGCCGGGACTCACGGATCTGGCGGGACTGGACGGACGGGCGGATCGAGGAAACCTCCCCGCTCGTGCAGATGCTCGGCTGGCGTCCCGACTGCGTCTCCCAGGACGGCGAGCCGCACCGCAGGCTGCGCACCGCGGTCACCGACAACCTCCACGCGGTGACCGGGCGCGGCATCCGGCGCCACATCACGCACTTCGCCAACAAGCAGATCGACGCCTTCGCCGACGCCGGCCGCGCCGACCTGGTCACGGACTTCGCCGAGTATCTGCCGATGCTCGTCCTCACCCGGGTCTTCGGGCTCGCGGAGAGCGAGGGGCGCAGCCTCGCCGAGTCCAGCAACCTGCTGATGAAGGGCGGCGCGGACGCCCTGGCGCACAACGAGCGGATCATGCGGACGCTCGGTGAACTGGCGGAGCGCAAGCGCACGGAGCCGGGCTCCGACTTCGCCTCCGGCCTCATCGACCACCACGCGGGCCTCGACGAGGACGAACTCGTCAACCACCTGCGTCTGGTGCTCATCACCGCCCACTCGATGACCAGCAACCTGCTGGCCCGAGCGCTGCAGTCGATCCTCACCGACCCCGCCCGGCGCTCCGGGCTGGTGAGCGGTCAGCTGAACATGTCCACCGTGGTGGAGGAGGTGATGTGGAACACCCCGCCGCTCGCCGTGCTGCCGGGCCGTTTCGCCACCTCCGACCTCGAACTCGGCGGCTGTGCGATCAAGGAGGGCGATCTGCTGGTCCTCGGCCTCGCGGCCGGCAACACCGACCCGCAGATCCGCCCGGACACCGATGTCTCGGTCGCCGGCAACCAGTCCCATCTGGCGTTCAGCGCCGGGCCGCACGAGTGCCCGGGGCAGAACCTGGGCCAGGCCATCATCGAGACGGCCGTCGACGTCCTGCTGCACCGGCTTCCGGACCTGCGGCTGGCCGTTCCCGCGGAGGAGCTCACCTCCACGGCCACCACCTGGGAGTTCCGACTGGACAGCCTGCCGGTCGAGTTCGCCGTCTGA
- a CDS encoding 7-epi-alpha-eudesmol synthase, whose protein sequence is MPQDVRFDLPFDTPVSQHLEYARARHLRWIWDMGLVRSQAGFEEYQSWDLPQAAARTYPHASADDLVVLMNWFSLAFLFDDQFDANQPDRADKIAEVARELIVTPLRPAGSRPRVVCPITLAWAEVWGQLAEGMSLTWQTRFAASWGRFLVAHCEEVDLAARGLAGTLGIDEYALFRRRTVGIHHSIDAGERSRRFEVPPQAMAHPLMERMRDLAADTIGFMNDIHSFERELRRGDGHNLICVLQRERAGSWQDAIDEANRMTQACLDEYVELQARIPQMCDELGLDQDERAGVRMGVEAIQHWINGNYEWALITGRYAAAKEGPAASAELAGRGSVDDLLAV, encoded by the coding sequence ATGCCTCAGGACGTCAGGTTCGACCTGCCCTTCGACACCCCCGTCAGCCAGCACCTGGAGTACGCCCGCGCGCGCCATCTGCGCTGGATCTGGGACATGGGCCTGGTGCGCAGCCAGGCCGGGTTCGAGGAGTACCAGTCCTGGGACCTGCCGCAGGCCGCCGCGCGCACCTATCCGCACGCTTCCGCGGACGACCTGGTCGTCCTGATGAACTGGTTCTCCCTGGCGTTCCTCTTCGACGACCAGTTCGACGCCAACCAGCCGGACCGAGCCGACAAGATAGCCGAGGTCGCGCGCGAGCTCATCGTCACGCCGCTGCGCCCGGCGGGCAGCCGTCCCCGGGTGGTGTGCCCGATCACCCTGGCGTGGGCGGAGGTCTGGGGGCAGCTCGCGGAGGGCATGTCCCTGACCTGGCAGACGCGCTTCGCGGCCTCCTGGGGCCGGTTCCTGGTGGCGCACTGCGAGGAGGTCGACCTGGCGGCCCGCGGCCTGGCCGGCACGCTCGGGATCGACGAGTACGCGCTCTTCCGCCGCCGTACGGTCGGCATCCACCACAGCATCGACGCGGGCGAGCGCAGCCGCCGCTTCGAGGTGCCCCCGCAGGCGATGGCGCACCCGCTGATGGAGCGGATGCGTGATCTGGCCGCGGACACCATCGGGTTCATGAACGACATCCACTCCTTCGAGCGCGAGCTGCGCCGGGGCGACGGCCACAACCTGATCTGCGTGCTCCAGCGGGAGCGGGCCGGTTCCTGGCAGGACGCCATCGACGAGGCGAACCGGATGACGCAAGCGTGCCTGGACGAGTACGTCGAACTTCAGGCGCGCATCCCGCAGATGTGTGACGAACTCGGGCTGGACCAGGACGAGCGCGCCGGGGTGCGGATGGGCGTGGAGGCCATCCAGCACTGGATCAACGGCAACTACGAGTGGGCGCTGATCACCGGCCGCTACGCGGCGGCCAAGGAGGGTCCGGCGGCCTCCGCCGAACTGGCCGGCCGGGGCTCGGTGGACGACCTGCTGGCGGTGTGA
- a CDS encoding nitroreductase family deazaflavin-dependent oxidoreductase: MPLEGEYEPSPTDWVREQVELYESSGGKQGTTLRDTGMPVVLMTTRGAKSGKLRKTPVMRVEHDGRYAAVASLGGAPQHPVWYHNLKADPRLELQDGPVKRDMTAREIAGPEKDEWWDRAVAAYPPYADYQKKTAREIPVFVLEPADGS; the protein is encoded by the coding sequence ATGCCTCTTGAGGGCGAGTACGAGCCCAGCCCGACCGACTGGGTGCGCGAGCAGGTCGAGTTGTACGAGAGCTCCGGCGGCAAGCAGGGCACGACACTGCGGGACACGGGGATGCCCGTCGTCCTGATGACGACCCGGGGCGCCAAGAGCGGCAAGCTCCGCAAGACCCCGGTGATGCGGGTGGAGCACGACGGGCGGTACGCCGCGGTCGCCTCGCTCGGCGGGGCGCCCCAGCACCCGGTCTGGTACCACAACCTCAAGGCCGACCCCCGCCTCGAACTCCAGGACGGCCCGGTCAAGCGCGACATGACGGCCCGTGAGATCGCCGGCCCGGAGAAGGACGAGTGGTGGGACCGGGCCGTCGCCGCCTACCCGCCGTACGCCGACTACCAGAAGAAGACCGCCCGGGAGATCCCGGTCTTCGTCCTCGAACCGGCCGACGGAAGCTGA
- a CDS encoding LysE family transporter has translation MTGALVAGLVAGYGIAVPVGAVATYLVSLTARTSLRTGACAALGVASADGLYALLATAGGSALAATLRPALTPLRWASALALAALAVRGAVTALRGYHEQRLADAGPKRPVPSPLRAYLGLLGLTLLNPTTVIYFAALVLGTRAAHAPLPLEQGVFVLAAFTASASWQLFLAGGGALLGRALTGRRGRLTTALLSSGVILALAVRMAQAPL, from the coding sequence GTGACGGGCGCGCTCGTCGCCGGCCTGGTCGCCGGCTACGGCATCGCGGTGCCCGTCGGCGCGGTCGCGACCTATCTGGTCTCGCTCACCGCGCGTACGTCGCTCAGGACCGGCGCCTGCGCCGCGCTCGGCGTCGCCAGCGCCGACGGCCTGTACGCCCTGCTGGCCACGGCCGGCGGCTCCGCCCTCGCGGCGACGCTGCGGCCGGCACTCACCCCGCTGCGCTGGGCCTCGGCCCTCGCCCTGGCCGCACTGGCGGTACGGGGCGCGGTCACCGCCTTGCGCGGGTATCACGAGCAACGGCTGGCCGACGCCGGTCCCAAGCGGCCGGTTCCGAGCCCCTTGCGGGCGTATCTCGGCCTCCTGGGGCTGACCCTCCTCAACCCCACCACCGTGATCTACTTCGCCGCGCTGGTGCTCGGCACGCGTGCCGCCCACGCCCCCCTCCCCCTGGAGCAGGGCGTGTTCGTCCTCGCCGCGTTCACGGCCTCGGCGAGCTGGCAGCTGTTCCTGGCCGGTGGCGGCGCCCTGCTCGGCCGGGCGCTGACCGGGCGGCGCGGACGGCTCACGACGGCGTTGCTGTCGAGTGGCGTGATCCTGGCCCTGGCCGTCCGGATGGCGCAGGCACCCCTGTGA
- a CDS encoding cytochrome P450, with amino-acid sequence MTELTEPMEPTEPDDPAGAGQPVAFPQDRSCPYHPPTAYDPLRERRPLGRVTLFDGRTAWLVTGHATARSLLSDQRLSSDRTHPDFPMPTERFAEIRRDRRAALLGVDDPEHRAQRKMMIPSFTLKRAAELRPAIQRIVDEQLDAMITEGAPAELVSAFALPVPSMVICALLGVPYADHHFFEEQSRRLLRGPTAADTRDARDRLEAYLGDLIDRKSALPEPGDGILDDLVHHQLRDGSLDRPELIALAIILLVAGHETTANMISLGTFTLLQHPERLAELRANPDLMPAAVEELMRMLSIADGMLRLATEDIEIDGTTIRAGDGVIFSTSVINRDDAVYPDPDVLDWHRSARHHVGFGFGIHQCLGQNLARAEMEIALRTLIERLPGLRLAAPPKEIPFKPGDTIQGMLELPVTW; translated from the coding sequence ATGACGGAACTGACCGAACCGATGGAACCCACGGAACCGGACGACCCGGCGGGTGCGGGGCAACCCGTCGCCTTCCCGCAGGACCGCAGTTGCCCCTACCACCCGCCCACCGCCTACGACCCGCTGCGCGAACGGCGCCCGCTGGGCCGCGTCACCCTCTTCGACGGCCGCACGGCCTGGCTGGTCACCGGCCACGCCACCGCCCGCAGCCTGCTGTCCGACCAGCGGCTGTCCAGCGACCGCACCCACCCCGACTTTCCCATGCCGACGGAGCGCTTCGCCGAGATCCGCCGCGACCGCCGCGCCGCCCTCCTGGGCGTCGACGACCCCGAGCACCGCGCCCAGCGCAAGATGATGATCCCGTCCTTCACGCTCAAGCGCGCCGCCGAACTGCGGCCCGCGATCCAGCGGATCGTCGACGAGCAGCTCGACGCGATGATCACCGAGGGCGCGCCCGCCGAGCTGGTGAGCGCCTTCGCGCTGCCCGTGCCCTCCATGGTGATCTGCGCCCTGCTCGGCGTCCCGTACGCCGACCACCACTTCTTCGAGGAGCAGTCGCGCCGGCTGCTGCGCGGGCCGACGGCCGCCGACACCCGGGACGCGCGCGACCGGCTGGAGGCGTATCTGGGCGACCTGATCGACCGCAAGAGCGCACTGCCCGAGCCCGGTGACGGCATCCTCGACGACCTCGTCCACCACCAGCTGCGCGACGGCTCGCTGGACCGGCCGGAGCTCATCGCCCTGGCGATCATCCTGCTCGTCGCGGGCCACGAGACGACGGCCAACATGATCTCGCTGGGCACCTTCACGCTGCTCCAGCACCCGGAACGGCTCGCCGAACTGCGCGCAAACCCCGACCTGATGCCCGCCGCCGTCGAGGAACTGATGCGGATGCTGTCCATCGCGGACGGCATGCTGCGCCTGGCAACCGAGGACATCGAGATCGACGGCACCACCATCCGGGCCGGCGACGGGGTGATCTTCTCGACGTCGGTGATCAACCGCGACGACGCGGTCTATCCCGACCCCGATGTCCTCGACTGGCACCGCTCGGCCCGCCACCACGTCGGCTTCGGCTTCGGCATCCACCAGTGCCTGGGCCAGAACCTGGCCCGCGCCGAGATGGAGATCGCCCTGCGGACCCTGATCGAGCGGCTGCCCGGACTGCGTCTGGCGGCCCCGCCAAAGGAGATCCCCTTCAAACCCGGCGACACGATCCAGGGGATGCTGGAACTTCCCGTGACCTGGTAA
- a CDS encoding ferredoxin has translation MHLDIHIDKDRCIGAGQCAMAAPRVFTQDDDGYSMVIPGAEKDAADDPMVREAARACPVSAITVAEVVG, from the coding sequence ATGCACCTCGACATCCACATCGACAAGGACCGCTGCATCGGCGCGGGCCAGTGCGCGATGGCCGCGCCGCGCGTCTTCACCCAGGACGACGACGGCTACAGCATGGTGATCCCCGGCGCCGAGAAGGACGCCGCCGACGACCCGATGGTCCGCGAGGCGGCCCGGGCCTGCCCCGTCAGCGCCATCACCGTGGCCGAGGTCGTCGGCTGA
- a CDS encoding nuclear transport factor 2 family protein: protein MTADRPPLPPFTRETAAQKVQAAEDAWNTRDPHKVAQAYSQDSVWRNRDTFVTGRDGIEKFLAAKWAREEEYALRKDLWSFDGDRIAVRFQYESKDADGQWWRSYGNELWEFDEHGLMARREASINDVPIEEKDRRIFGPRPDSERGQTFPLR from the coding sequence ATGACCGCCGACCGCCCGCCCCTGCCGCCCTTCACCCGCGAGACCGCCGCGCAGAAGGTCCAGGCGGCCGAGGACGCCTGGAACACCCGCGACCCGCACAAGGTCGCGCAGGCCTACTCGCAGGACTCGGTCTGGCGCAACCGCGACACCTTCGTCACCGGCCGCGACGGGATCGAGAAGTTCCTCGCCGCCAAGTGGGCGCGCGAAGAGGAGTACGCCCTGCGCAAGGACCTGTGGTCCTTCGACGGCGACCGCATCGCGGTGCGCTTCCAGTACGAGTCCAAGGACGCCGACGGGCAGTGGTGGCGGTCGTACGGCAACGAGCTCTGGGAGTTCGACGAGCACGGGCTGATGGCCCGGCGCGAGGCCAGCATCAACGACGTACCGATCGAGGAGAAGGACCGCAGGATCTTCGGCCCGCGTCCCGATTCCGAGCGGGGACAGACCTTCCCGTTGCGGTAG
- a CDS encoding endo alpha-1,4 polygalactosaminidase, with the protein MSVDGVRKKTANRRVRPAWTGSLVALVLATALLTGCDTPGEPTSPKPEPVRTATEVRLPPRHADWDYQLGGAYPPPSGVRVVGRDRTASPASGLYNICYVNAFQAQPQESGAWPADLLLRDAHGKVVVDEDWGEALLDIGTPAKRERVAERVNGWIDGCADRGFDAVEPDNYDSYTRSRHLLTATDATAFVTLLSRHAHTRHLATAQKNTPELAGKRARTGLDFAVAEECAEFDECGAYADAFDDRVLVVEYSADGLRKALAGFGDRLGIVRRDVALSTPGNPGYIRETGLRPQAHGATATGRSVPARNRDAGRRSCGPSPRSVRR; encoded by the coding sequence ATGAGCGTGGACGGGGTGCGGAAGAAAACGGCCAATCGGCGGGTGCGACCTGCATGGACAGGCAGCCTCGTCGCGCTCGTCCTCGCCACCGCGCTGCTCACGGGATGCGACACCCCTGGCGAGCCAACCTCCCCGAAGCCCGAGCCCGTCCGCACCGCCACCGAGGTCCGGCTGCCGCCCCGTCACGCCGACTGGGATTACCAGCTCGGCGGCGCCTATCCCCCGCCCTCGGGAGTCCGAGTCGTCGGCCGTGACCGTACGGCGTCCCCGGCGTCCGGGCTGTACAACATCTGCTACGTCAACGCCTTCCAGGCGCAGCCGCAGGAGAGCGGCGCCTGGCCCGCCGACCTGCTGCTGCGCGACGCGCACGGCAAGGTCGTCGTCGACGAGGACTGGGGTGAGGCCCTGCTCGACATCGGCACCCCGGCCAAGCGCGAGCGCGTGGCCGAGCGCGTCAACGGCTGGATCGACGGCTGCGCCGACCGTGGCTTCGACGCCGTCGAGCCGGACAACTACGACAGCTACACCCGCTCCCGGCACCTGCTGACCGCCACCGACGCGACCGCGTTCGTCACCCTGCTCTCCCGGCACGCGCACACCCGGCACCTGGCGACAGCGCAGAAGAACACCCCGGAGCTGGCCGGGAAACGGGCGCGCACCGGCCTGGACTTCGCGGTGGCCGAGGAGTGCGCGGAGTTCGACGAGTGCGGGGCGTACGCCGACGCCTTCGACGACCGTGTCCTCGTCGTCGAGTACTCGGCCGACGGCCTGCGCAAGGCCCTCGCGGGCTTCGGCGACCGCCTGGGCATCGTCCGCCGCGACGTCGCCCTCTCCACGCCGGGGAACCCGGGATACATACGTGAGACGGGGTTGAGGCCGCAGGCACACGGCGCTACCGCAACGGGAAGGTCTGTCCCCGCTCGGAATCGGGACGCGGGCCGAAGATCCTGCGGTCCTTCTCCTCGATCGGTACGTCGTTGA